The Sphingobacteriales bacterium nucleotide sequence ATCTGATAGATATAGTTTTAAAGCAGTAATGTTATTGCAAAAAAATGGACATGATGTTGTTCCGTTAGGCTTTGAGCATGGCACTATTGGCAATGCAGAAATTATTACCAATTGGGAAAATTATAATGATATTGATACAATAACACTCTACTTAAACCCTAATAGACAAAAGCAATATTACAATTATATTGTAGAGCAAAAACCCAAAAGAGTAATCTTTAATCCAGGTACTGAAAACGATGAATTAGAACAACTTCTAATAAAAAATAACATTACATACTTAGAAGCATGCACATTGGTGCTACTCACAACTGGACAATATTAATCTTCCAATTCTTGTCTTTCAGTAAGCATTAATAACATTTGCCATCTTTGGTTTGTAACCATTGATGGATAATGTACTATCTTTATATACAAAATAAAAAAATGAATATTATTATTGATAAATTAAATATAATACAATTTGCAAACTGTTTGTTGGCTACAAGCCAACAACGGCAAATACTCTCGCCCGTGTTGGTGTTATCGCTTATGCGTAGCAAATAGCATATGCAAGCGTCGCCTATCACAATAGTTTTTATGTTCTACTTTTCAACTAGTATTAGTACAATGTCATTAAGTAATGGAAATAAACCATTAAAAATATAAAAATGAATATAACAACAGACACATACTTTATATTATTCCATCAATTCTAAAAGTATTACATTTTCGATATGATAGGTATGTGGAAACATATCTACAGCTTGTGCTTGTACATTTTTGTATGCCGTATTTAATAATTGAATGTCTCTTGCTTGTGTAGCTGGATTGCAACTAACATACACAATTTTCTTTGGCAAGGCTACCAACAATGTTTCTATAACTTTTTCGTGCAAGCCAGCTCTTGGTGGATCTAATATTACAACATCTGCCTTTGGATGTTGTTCTAAAAAATGCTCGTCTAATATTTTTTCTACTGTGCCAACATAAAAAGTTGCATTGTCAATTTTGTTTAAACTTGCGTTTTCTGTAGCATCTACTATAGCATCTTCAATTTGCTCAATACCAATTACCTGTTTGCACTGATTGGCTAAATACAATGCAATGCTTCCTGTGCCACAATACAAATCATACACAATATCTGTGTGCTTCAATTGTGCAAATTGTACCACAACATCATACAAATTTTCTGCTTGATAACTATTGGTTTGAAAAAATGATTTTGTACTTATCTTATATTGTATGTTCTTCAGTTGCTCAATAATAAATGGTCTTCCATTAAAGTTAATCAC carries:
- a CDS encoding CoA-binding protein, with the translated sequence MNKKTLVLGASPKSDRYSFKAVMLLQKNGHDVVPLGFEHGTIGNAEIITNWENYNDIDTITLYLNPNRQKQYYNYIVEQKPKRVIFNPGTENDELEQLLIKNNITYLEACTLVLLTTGQY